The Chroicocephalus ridibundus chromosome 3, bChrRid1.1, whole genome shotgun sequence genome has a segment encoding these proteins:
- the TAAR1 gene encoding trace amine-associated receptor 1 yields the protein MYLSNRKNSTCAAYLCGFETSVRMQLCCESVNGSCIRSSWSNSIRVSMYIFMVCIILATVVGNLTVIISISHFKQLHTPTNFLILSVATVDFLLGFLIMPCSMVRSVEHCWYFGEFFCKIHTSTDIMLSTASIFHLSFLSIDRYYAVCDPLRYKSKINTFVILVMIFVSWTVPAAFAFGMIFLDLNLRGAEEIYNNVHCAGGCFVFFSETSGVVASIVSFYIPGFVMLYIYRKIYSVAKSQARSIDAISQKKKQFEMKHHISLRRERKAARTLGIIIGVFLICWSPFFFFTATNPFMNYVIPPILIDALVWFGYLNSTFNPIVYAFFYMWFRRALKMILFGKVFQQDSSRTHLFLE from the coding sequence ATGTATCTCAGCAATAGGAAAAACAGTACCTGTGCTGCATACCTATGTGGATTTGAGACCTCAGTAAGGATGCAACTGTGCTGTGAATCCGTAAACGGCTCTTGCATACGGAGCAGCTGGTCAAACAGTATCCGTGTTTCCATGTATATCTTCATGGTTTGCATTATTCTGGCCACAGTGGTAGGAAACTTGACAGTTATCATCTCAATATCACATTTCAAGCAGCTCCATACACCTACCAATTTCCTGATACTTTCTGTGGCTACAGTAGACTTTTTGCTGGGATTCCTCATCATGCCTTGCAGCATGGTGCGCTCTGTAGAGCACTGCTGGTACTTTGGGGAGTTCTTCTGCAAGATCCACACGAGCACGGACATTATGCTGAGCACAGCTTCCATCTTCCATCTTTCCTTCTTATCCATCGACCGCTACTATGCTGTGTGTGACCCTCTAAGATACAAATCAAAGATAAATACTTTTGTTATCCTAGTCATGATATTTGTAAGTTGGACAGtccctgctgcttttgcttttgggaTGATCTTTCTAGACCTAAACTTGCGAGGGGCAGAAGAGATTTATAATAATGTCCACTGTGCAGGAGGATGCTTTGTCTTTTTTAGTGAAACTTCAGGTGTTGTGGCCTCCATAGTCTCTTTTTACATCCCTGGATTTGTTATGTTGTACATCTATAGGAAAATATACTCTGTAGCCAAGAGTCAGGCAAGATCCATTGACGCAATTAgccaaaaaaagaagcaatttgaAATGAAGCACCACATTTCATTACGCAGAGAAAGGAAAGCTGCCAGGACATTAGGCATAATAATAGGAGTGTTTCTCATTTGCTGGAGTCCATTCTTCTTCTTTACAGCAACCAATCCATTTATGAATTATGTGATACCCCCTATTCTCATTgatgctttggtttggtttggttattTAAATTCTACATTTAACCCGATTGTTTATGCGTTTTTTTACATGTGGTTTCGCAGGGCATTAAAGATGATTCTGTTTGGAAAAGTTTTTCAACAGGACTCATCCAGGACTCATTTGTTTTTAGAGTAA
- the TAAR2 gene encoding trace amine-associated receptor 2: MLSPNISRDLTDCSEFGNRSCPESFRSPGVRGVMYLLITAAFILTILGNLAIIVSISYFKQLHSPTNFLILSMAGTDFLMGFAIMPYSMVRSVENCWYFGMTFCKVHYSFDLMLCLASIFHLCSIAVDRFYAICHPLHYASTMTIAAIKQIVAVCWSVPAAFAFGLVFSEAYASGIEGYEMLVKCSSLCPIVFNKLWGAVLFTVGLFAPACIMMGIYVKIFTVSQRHTCELSQAHRHTKSDMKNEHSKNKDRKAAKTLSIVMLGFLICWFPCLFTVLIDPFLNFSTPLPLFDALNWLGYLNSFCNPLIYGFFYPWFRKTFKYILKGKIFNPHFHTTKILSEDQS, translated from the coding sequence ATGCTTTCTCCGAATATCTCGAGGGATTTGACTGATTGCTCTGAGTTTGGAAACAGATCCTGTCCTGAGAGCTTTAGGTCACCAGGAGTACGAGGGGTAATGTATCTACTCATTACAGCAGCCTTCATTCTCACCATCTTAGGGAATCTGGCCATAATTGTCTCCATCTCGTATTTCAAGCAGCTTCATTCTCCGACCAATTTCCTCATCCTATCCATGGCCGGCACAGATTTCCTGATGGGCTTTGCCATCATGCCCTACAGCATGGTGAGGTCTGTGGAGAACTGCTGGTATTTTGGGATGACGTTCTGCAAGGTTCATTACAGTTTCGACCTGATGCTCTGCTTAGCTTCCATTTTCCACCTTTGTTCCATTGCCGTGGATCGGTTTTACGCAATCTGCCACCCTCTGCATTACGCCAGCACCATGACCATCGCAGCCATAAAACAAATCGTAGCCGTGTGCTGGTCAGTGCCTGCGGCTTTCGCTTTTGGTCTGGTTTTCTCAGAAGCTTATGCTTCCGGCATTGAGGGCTATGAGATGTTGGTTAAATGCTCAAGCTTGTGCCCTATTGTGTTCAACAAACTGTGGGGGGCTGTTTTATTTACAGTTGGTTTATTTGCTCCTGCTTGTATTATGATGGGGATTTATGTGAAAATTTTCACAGTCTCCCAAAGGCACACATGCGAGTTGAGCCAggcacacaggcacacaaaaaGTGATATGAAAAATGAGCATTCTAAGAACAAAGATAGGAAAGCTGCCAAGACTTTGAGTATAGTTATGTTGGGTTTCTTAATATGCTGGTTTCCTTGTTTGTTCACAGTCTTAATTGAtccatttttaaatttctctacTCCTTTACCTTTGTTTGATGCTCTAAACTGGCTTGGgtatttaaattctttctgcaATCCATTAATATATGGCTTTTTCTATCCATGGTTTCGGAAAACTTTTAAATACATcttaaaaggtaaaatatttaaCCCACATTTTCATACAACAAAAATTTTATCTGAAGATCAGTCATAG
- the LOC134513744 gene encoding trace amine-associated receptor 5-like, producing the protein MSSAQGTAAEEGMLVTLCYEANDSCYRTLHPFRIQLAIYLACALGTLITVLGNLLVVIVISHFKVLHTPTNLLLLSLALADLLLGLTVLPFSTIRSVESCWYFGEDFCRLHTFLDTLFCLTSIFHLCFISVDRHCAICDPLLYPTKFTVRVACTYIGVGWSVPMAYTSVFLYAKAIEEGLGRFLQDMPCVGSCQLLFNRLWGWLNFPVFFFPCLIMIVLYVKIFTVANRQARLINNMNRSIGSQLHIGASIRERKAAKTLGIAVGVYLLCWLPFTIDTMVDSLLNFITPPVLFDILIWFAYFNSACNPLIYVFSYRWFRKAVKLVLTHGIFCSKTSTADLYQE; encoded by the coding sequence ATGAGCTCAGCCCAGGGCactgctgctgaggaggggatGCTCGTCACCTTGTGCTACGAGGCAAACGACTCCTGCTACAGGACCTTACACCCCTTCAGGATCCAGCTGGCCATTTATCTGGCCTGTGCCTTGGGCACGCTGATCACAGTGCTGGGGAACCTGCTTGTCGTCATCGTAATTTCCCATTTCAAAGTGCTGCACACCCCCACCaacctcctgctcctctccctcgcCCTTGCCGACCTCCTCCTGGGGCTAACCGTGCTGCCTTTTAGCACCATCCGGTCTGTAGAGAGCTGCTGGTATTTCGGAGAGGACTTCTGTAGGCTGCACACCTTTCTGGACACGCTCTTTTGCTTGACCTCCatatttcatctgtgtttcattTCCGTTGATCGGCATTGTGCCATCTGTGACCCTTTGCTCTATCCCACCAAGTTCACCGTAAGAGTGGCCTGCACTTACATTGGGGTGGGGTGGTCAGTCCCTATGGCTTATACTTCTGTCTTCCTCTACGCTAAAGCGATTGAAGAAGGACTGGGCCGTTTTTTGCAAGACATGCCCTGTGTTGGTAGCTGTCAGCTGCTGTTCAACAGGCTCTGGGGGTGGTTGAACTTCCCAGTATTCTTCTTCCCTTGCCTCATAATGATAgttttgtatgtaaaaatatttactgtggcTAATAGGCAAGCCAGGCTGATAAACAACATGAATAGGAGCATTGGGTCTCAGCTACACATAGGAGCATCcataagagaaaggaaagcagcaaagaCCCTTGGCATAGCTGTAGGAGTCTATCTCCTGTGCTGGCTGCCCTTTACTATTGACACTATGGTAGACAGTCTTCTGAATTTCATTACCCCCCCAGTTTTGTTTGATATCCTAATTTGGTTCGCTTACTTCAATTCTGCCTGCAATCCCTTGATCTATGTATTTTCCTACCGTTGGTTCAGGAAAGCTGTGAAACTAGTCTTAACTCATGGGATCTTTTGTTCCAAGACATCTACAGCAGACTTGTACCAGGAATGA